A single genomic interval of Halomonas sp. GT harbors:
- the plsX gene encoding phosphate acyltransferase PlsX has translation MRLAIDVMGGDQGPRAIIEGSARAVIERPGLVLTLFGPRQQIDAELSRLPQPLAAATSRLVAADAPESVSQAATAAWAMRRGGATSMACMLRSLSSGEAAAGVSAGNTGALVALARRELGMLSGISRPAISTAIPARGGRRCYLLDLGANVDSPASRLFDFAMMGAAMAQCMDRIKRPRVALLNVGSEATKGSANVREADRLLRQSASDLSFDYLGYAEGGDIFQGDLDVVVCDGFVGNVTLKASEGLTRMLVERVQMAFESRLSGRLASILARPVLKRLKRELDPVRYNGASLLGLQGIVVKSHGSTQADGFYYAIQRALQEVEHDLPVRIAARWSRS, from the coding sequence GTGCGCCTAGCGATTGATGTAATGGGGGGTGACCAAGGCCCCCGTGCCATTATCGAAGGCTCCGCAAGGGCGGTTATTGAACGCCCAGGCCTAGTATTAACTCTGTTTGGTCCGCGTCAGCAGATTGATGCTGAACTTTCGCGTTTGCCGCAGCCTTTGGCTGCGGCAACGTCACGTTTGGTGGCAGCCGATGCTCCAGAAAGCGTCTCTCAAGCGGCAACTGCTGCCTGGGCAATGCGCCGCGGAGGTGCTACCAGTATGGCGTGTATGCTGCGCAGCCTGTCTTCCGGTGAAGCGGCGGCGGGAGTGAGTGCCGGAAATACCGGTGCTTTGGTCGCTTTAGCTAGGCGTGAACTTGGTATGTTGTCTGGTATCTCAAGGCCTGCAATAAGTACCGCAATCCCCGCGCGTGGAGGGCGACGCTGTTATTTGCTTGATTTGGGGGCAAATGTAGATTCGCCTGCATCCAGACTGTTTGATTTTGCCATGATGGGTGCCGCCATGGCTCAGTGTATGGATCGCATTAAGCGGCCTCGTGTTGCCTTGTTGAATGTGGGTTCTGAAGCCACGAAAGGTAGTGCTAATGTGCGCGAAGCCGATCGTTTGCTGCGTCAAAGTGCCAGCGATTTAAGCTTTGATTACCTTGGTTATGCTGAGGGTGGGGATATTTTTCAGGGTGACCTTGACGTTGTGGTATGTGATGGCTTTGTCGGTAATGTCACGTTGAAAGCCAGTGAAGGGTTGACTCGTATGTTGGTGGAGCGTGTGCAGATGGCGTTTGAATCACGCCTGAGTGGACGTTTGGCAAGTATACTGGCCAGGCCTGTACTGAAGAGGCTTAAACGGGAGCTAGATCCTGTGCGCTATAATGGGGCCAGTCTCTTGGGGTTGCAGGGTATTGTGGTGAAAAGCCATGGCAGCACCCAAGCGGATGGTTTTTATTATGCTATTCAGCGTGCATTGCAAGAAGTGGAGCATGATTTGCCTGTACGAATTGCAGCACGCTGGTCGCGTTCTTGA
- the rpmF gene encoding 50S ribosomal protein L32 has product MAVQQNRKTRSKRGMRRSHDALSAPTLSQDKETGTTHLRHHVSPDGFYRGRKVVEV; this is encoded by the coding sequence ATGGCAGTTCAACAGAACCGTAAAACTCGTTCCAAGCGCGGTATGCGTCGTAGCCACGATGCGCTGAGCGCACCGACTCTGTCTCAGGACAAAGAAACCGGCACTACTCACCTGCGTCACCACGTTTCTCCCGACGGTTTCTACCGCGGACGTAAAGTGGTCGAAGTTTAA
- a CDS encoding YceD family protein, with the protein MLTSQIPSRVEPYKLAARRERLEGIVALNKLPRLAEEAGDQTGDCHVVLEFGVDAQGRREIRGHLQATLALPCRRCLVPLSQDVSSDFLLGMIANEALAAELPASHEPVLVENEQLDLLTVIEDELILSLPQVVYHDETECHVSAEQLVSKTEGTAEDSAPAKNPFAVLNALKSSGALKGKK; encoded by the coding sequence ATGTTGACCTCACAAATCCCCAGCCGGGTTGAGCCTTATAAGCTTGCAGCCCGCCGCGAACGACTAGAAGGCATTGTGGCGCTGAACAAGCTGCCGCGCCTAGCTGAAGAAGCAGGTGACCAAACCGGCGACTGTCATGTCGTACTCGAGTTTGGTGTTGATGCCCAAGGCCGTCGCGAAATTCGTGGCCATTTGCAAGCGACCCTGGCGTTGCCTTGTCGCCGTTGTCTAGTGCCGCTAAGCCAAGACGTTTCCAGTGATTTCTTATTAGGAATGATTGCGAACGAAGCTTTGGCTGCCGAGCTACCTGCTAGTCATGAGCCGGTGCTGGTGGAAAATGAACAGCTGGACTTGCTGACGGTAATAGAGGATGAGCTTATCCTTAGCTTGCCGCAGGTGGTCTATCACGATGAGACCGAATGCCATGTCTCGGCGGAGCAGCTGGTCAGCAAGACCGAAGGCACGGCGGAAGACTCCGCTCCGGCCAAGAACCCTTTCGCAGTGCTTAATGCTTTGAAAAGCAGTGGCGCTTTGAAAGGCAAAAAGTAA
- a CDS encoding Maf family protein: protein MPQTNDATLVLASSSRFRQALLDRLLLPYQCCSPDIDETPHPNEAPNALVHRLALSKANAVAERFPNHCIIGSDQIALFEGDILGKPHTEERARENLARFSGQKVTFLTGLALVDTRHQRHHVHIEPFEVFFRSLSEHEIARYVALEQPLDSAGSFRMEGLGISLFEKLEGRDPNALIGLPLIALCNMLRQAGMNPLGDA from the coding sequence GTGCCTCAAACGAATGACGCGACACTCGTCCTCGCATCTAGCTCTCGCTTCCGCCAAGCACTACTGGACAGGCTATTACTGCCCTATCAGTGCTGCTCTCCGGACATCGATGAAACGCCCCACCCCAATGAAGCGCCAAACGCCCTAGTACATCGTTTGGCGCTCAGCAAAGCCAATGCCGTTGCTGAGCGCTTCCCCAACCACTGTATTATTGGCTCTGATCAAATAGCCCTGTTTGAGGGTGACATTCTCGGCAAACCTCACACAGAAGAGCGCGCTCGGGAGAATCTGGCGCGCTTTTCTGGCCAAAAAGTGACTTTTTTGACGGGCTTAGCATTAGTTGATACCCGTCACCAACGGCATCACGTCCATATCGAGCCGTTTGAGGTGTTTTTTCGCTCACTGAGCGAACACGAAATAGCACGGTATGTTGCCCTTGAGCAGCCTTTAGACAGCGCTGGCAGCTTCCGCATGGAAGGACTGGGGATTAGCTTGTTTGAAAAACTCGAAGGCCGAGACCCAAACGCACTCATTGGGCTTCCACTCATCGCACTATGCAACATGCTTCGCCAAGCAGGCATGAACCCACTCGGCGACGCCTAG
- the sppA gene encoding signal peptide peptidase SppA, producing MSDEQQRDGSGNNGRGAQAGDDFPGQESGDRWTDGPEVVQQTKKQPLPGAESDDAETLRERQRLAQLEMMDRWVGGVLTEQRRTRRWKLFFRLMLLAIVLISLTTMLYRVFLAEPTASLPTQSHIALVEVHGVITSDAPANAERIIKGLNRAWSSGSAAAVVLHIDSPGGSPVQSQRIYAEIMRLRDQGDKPIIAVIEDIGASGAYYIASAADSIVASRASLVGSIGVIYSGFGFQEAINQIGIERRVMTAGENKAFLDPFQPLDENVADFWQGVLTQTHEQFIDDVKAGRGDRLSNSPEVFSGLIWSGEQALELGLIDGLASLEQVAREQVGDAEWENYTPSLDPFERLTRRFTQTAAEVLGLQHAHAPLRFQAQ from the coding sequence ATGAGTGATGAGCAGCAGCGCGATGGTAGTGGTAATAACGGTAGAGGCGCTCAGGCAGGTGATGATTTCCCTGGCCAGGAGAGCGGTGACCGTTGGACCGATGGGCCGGAGGTTGTCCAGCAGACCAAAAAGCAACCGCTCCCGGGGGCAGAGAGTGATGATGCCGAAACACTGCGCGAACGCCAGCGGTTAGCGCAGTTGGAAATGATGGACCGATGGGTTGGCGGTGTTTTAACGGAGCAGCGCAGAACCCGGCGCTGGAAGTTGTTCTTTCGTTTGATGTTGCTAGCGATTGTATTGATATCGTTAACAACAATGCTGTACCGCGTGTTTCTTGCTGAACCAACGGCCTCATTGCCCACTCAGAGCCACATAGCGCTGGTGGAAGTGCATGGTGTTATTACCAGTGATGCGCCAGCAAATGCTGAGCGCATCATTAAAGGCTTGAATCGCGCATGGTCATCGGGTAGCGCCGCTGCGGTTGTCTTGCACATTGATAGTCCGGGTGGAAGTCCTGTGCAATCGCAGCGTATTTATGCCGAAATTATGCGCCTGCGTGATCAGGGTGATAAGCCTATTATTGCCGTGATAGAGGATATTGGTGCGAGCGGCGCTTATTACATTGCATCAGCTGCCGATAGCATCGTGGCGTCCCGTGCAAGCTTAGTTGGCTCTATTGGTGTTATTTATTCTGGCTTTGGCTTCCAAGAAGCAATAAACCAAATTGGCATAGAGCGTCGCGTAATGACTGCCGGAGAAAACAAGGCCTTTTTGGATCCTTTTCAGCCCCTTGATGAAAACGTTGCTGATTTCTGGCAGGGCGTTCTGACTCAAACCCATGAGCAGTTTATAGACGATGTGAAGGCGGGGCGTGGTGATCGTTTGAGCAACAGCCCTGAAGTTTTCTCAGGGCTTATCTGGAGCGGTGAGCAAGCGTTAGAGCTAGGTTTAATAGACGGGCTAGCCAGTCTTGAGCAAGTGGCTCGGGAGCAGGTAGGCGATGCTGAGTGGGAGAACTATACGCCTAGCTTAGATCCCTTTGAGCGTTTGACGCGCCGCTTTACTCAAACAGCTGCTGAGGTGCTAGGGCTGCAGCATGCGCATGCTCCTCTGCGCTTTCAGGCTCAGTAA
- a CDS encoding HAD-IA family hydrolase: MRYELIIFDWDGTLMNSVPKIVACMQAAASDAEWDELDVSAIENIIGLGLPEAIATLCPGIGAVQAERLRQRYAYHFVHGDSTPMPFFEGVKEQVARLRERPSQRLAVATGKSRRGLDRVFSETKSGGWFNASRTADETRSKPHPQMLLELLEELRVPVERAVMVGDTEYDLEMARSINMDRVGVTYGVHAPARLAASQPVWLADDVDSLFDWLNG; this comes from the coding sequence ATGCGCTATGAGCTAATTATCTTTGATTGGGATGGCACATTGATGAACTCTGTGCCGAAAATTGTTGCCTGCATGCAGGCAGCTGCTTCTGATGCCGAGTGGGATGAGTTAGACGTCAGTGCTATTGAGAATATTATTGGCTTGGGCCTGCCGGAGGCGATAGCGACGTTATGTCCTGGTATTGGAGCGGTTCAGGCCGAGCGCTTGCGTCAACGCTATGCCTACCATTTCGTTCATGGTGATTCGACACCAATGCCTTTTTTTGAAGGCGTGAAAGAGCAGGTTGCTCGTCTGCGTGAACGTCCTTCTCAGCGTCTAGCAGTAGCGACGGGGAAGAGCCGTCGTGGTCTGGATCGGGTTTTTTCCGAAACAAAGTCTGGCGGTTGGTTTAATGCCAGCCGAACAGCAGATGAGACGCGTTCTAAGCCTCATCCTCAGATGCTCCTTGAACTGCTTGAAGAGCTAAGAGTGCCCGTTGAACGCGCTGTGATGGTGGGTGATACCGAGTATGACCTTGAAATGGCAAGGTCTATTAATATGGATCGTGTGGGCGTTACTTACGGTGTGCATGCTCCCGCTCGGTTAGCAGCCAGTCAGCCTGTATGGCTGGCGGATGATGTAGATAGCCTGTTCGACTGGCTTAACGGTTAG
- a CDS encoding RluA family pseudouridine synthase, with translation MSEGREVQWVDIAPEQAGQRIDNFLMTRLKGAPRALIYRIVRKGEVRVNKKRVKVDYRLQAGDLVRVPPLRLAPREAVKEVSDNLRDLLIGSVIMEGPDWMVINKPSGLAVHGGSGVKIGLIEALRQVRDDLTFLELVHRLDRDTSGCLLLAKSRDALVTLNESLKKHAMDKRYLALVSGRWPARKTYVSARLDRFDAGNGERRVRVDPNGKVSRTHFSVVETFEKVTLIEAEPVTGRTHQIRVHAAHAGHALLGDDKYGTRESNHMAQRLGLGRLFLHARALTFPEPGNGRPVTVKAPLPEALEETLKRARK, from the coding sequence ATGTCCGAAGGGCGGGAAGTACAGTGGGTGGATATCGCCCCGGAACAAGCAGGTCAGCGAATCGACAATTTTCTGATGACGCGTTTAAAAGGTGCTCCTCGTGCATTGATTTACCGCATTGTGCGTAAAGGCGAAGTAAGGGTTAATAAAAAACGCGTCAAAGTGGATTATCGGCTTCAAGCGGGTGATTTAGTGCGAGTGCCGCCGCTGCGATTAGCACCGAGAGAAGCGGTAAAAGAGGTGAGTGATAACTTACGTGATTTGTTGATTGGCAGCGTCATTATGGAAGGGCCTGATTGGATGGTGATTAACAAACCATCCGGACTGGCAGTCCATGGCGGAAGTGGCGTAAAAATTGGCCTAATTGAAGCGCTTCGACAAGTGCGCGATGACCTTACTTTTTTAGAGCTTGTCCACCGATTGGATCGTGATACATCGGGTTGTTTACTGTTGGCAAAATCTCGCGATGCGCTAGTCACACTCAACGAATCGCTGAAAAAACATGCAATGGACAAACGCTACTTAGCGTTAGTGAGTGGTCGTTGGCCTGCTCGGAAGACCTATGTGAGTGCACGCTTAGATCGCTTTGATGCGGGTAACGGTGAGAGGCGAGTGCGAGTCGATCCAAATGGCAAGGTTTCACGGACTCACTTTTCGGTAGTGGAAACCTTTGAAAAGGTCACGCTGATAGAGGCGGAGCCTGTGACAGGTCGCACCCACCAGATTCGTGTCCATGCGGCTCATGCTGGGCACGCCTTATTGGGCGACGATAAATATGGTACCCGCGAAAGTAATCATATGGCGCAGCGCCTTGGTTTGGGGCGTCTATTTCTTCATGCCCGTGCATTAACGTTTCCTGAGCCTGGCAATGGCCGACCCGTTACGGTGAAAGCGCCGCTGCCTGAGGCATTGGAAGAAACGTTAAAACGCGCTCGGAAATAA